The following are encoded together in the Pseudomonas sediminis genome:
- a CDS encoding SLC13 family permease: MAVTTNESTAPAKAAWIGLILGPLLLLVCLVTEPPAGLSSTAWATIGLTLLMATWWSTEAIPIPATSLLPILLIPALGIDSLNAATAPYANPTIYLFLGGFVLGLAMERWNLHKRIALMTLLAMGSKPSRQIAGFMMATAFLSMWVSNTATTIMMLPIGLSVIGMLTSEKSTGEADRERFATALLLAIAYAASVGGIATLIGTPPNALLAAFLADNYDVQIGFGQWMLLGVPVAVIMLAFIWWWLTRGGFNLAGHDSTQLIRSELAELGPLSRGEKLVALVFVTTALAWVFQPLISGWVPGVNDTSIAIAAALALFMIPVDVKQRVFLMNWESASKLPWGVLLLFGGGLSLAGVIRSTGLAEWIAQSLGALGALPVIAMIGVVVLVIIFLTEVTSNTATAAAFLPLLGALAVSQGMPAELLAIPAAIAASCAFMMPVATPPNAIVFGTGHMKIQSMIKAGFVLNLFGVVLVTLICYLLVGMIWAH, translated from the coding sequence ATGGCCGTTACCACCAATGAATCCACCGCACCTGCCAAGGCTGCCTGGATTGGTCTGATTCTGGGCCCCTTGCTACTGCTCGTCTGCCTGGTCACCGAGCCGCCAGCCGGCCTCTCCAGCACCGCCTGGGCCACCATCGGCCTGACCCTGCTGATGGCCACCTGGTGGTCGACCGAAGCCATTCCGATCCCGGCCACTTCGCTGCTGCCGATCCTGTTGATCCCGGCGCTGGGCATCGACAGTCTCAATGCCGCCACCGCGCCCTACGCCAACCCGACCATCTACCTGTTCCTCGGTGGTTTCGTCCTGGGCCTGGCCATGGAGCGCTGGAACCTGCACAAGCGCATCGCACTGATGACGCTGCTGGCCATGGGCAGCAAGCCGAGCCGGCAGATCGCTGGTTTCATGATGGCCACGGCCTTTCTCAGCATGTGGGTGAGCAACACTGCCACCACCATCATGATGCTGCCTATCGGCCTTTCGGTAATCGGCATGCTCACCAGCGAGAAGAGCACCGGCGAAGCCGATCGTGAGCGCTTCGCCACTGCCTTGCTGCTGGCGATTGCCTACGCCGCCAGTGTCGGTGGCATCGCCACGCTGATCGGTACCCCACCGAATGCCTTGCTGGCCGCCTTCCTCGCCGACAACTATGACGTACAGATCGGCTTCGGCCAGTGGATGCTGCTCGGCGTGCCAGTAGCCGTGATCATGCTAGCGTTCATCTGGTGGTGGCTGACCCGTGGTGGTTTCAACCTGGCCGGTCATGACAGCACGCAACTGATCCGTAGCGAGCTGGCCGAACTCGGACCACTGAGCCGTGGCGAGAAGCTGGTGGCGCTGGTGTTTGTCACTACCGCGCTGGCCTGGGTATTCCAGCCGCTGATCTCCGGCTGGGTGCCCGGCGTCAACGACACCAGCATCGCCATTGCTGCGGCGCTGGCGCTGTTCATGATTCCGGTGGACGTCAAACAGCGCGTGTTCCTGATGAACTGGGAAAGCGCCAGCAAACTGCCCTGGGGCGTGCTGCTGCTGTTCGGCGGCGGCCTGTCGCTGGCGGGCGTGATTCGCAGCACCGGCCTGGCCGAATGGATCGCACAGAGCCTGGGGGCGCTGGGCGCCCTGCCGGTGATCGCGATGATCGGCGTGGTGGTGCTGGTGATCATCTTCCTCACCGAAGTCACCTCCAACACTGCCACCGCAGCAGCCTTCCTGCCGCTGCTGGGGGCATTGGCCGTCTCGCAGGGCATGCCGGCCGAGCTGCTGGCGATTCCTGCCGCCATCGCTGCCAGTTGCGCCTTCATGATGCCAGTGGCGACGCCGCCCAATGCCATCGTGTTCGGCACCGGGCATATGAAGATACAGTCGATGATCAAGGCGGGTTTCGTCCTCAACCTGTTCGGCGTGGTGCTGGTGACGCTGATCTGCTATCTGCTGGTGGGCATGATCTGGGCGCATTGA
- a CDS encoding ion transporter, with protein MENRQSWRQRLYIIIFETSTPAAQRFDNWLLVTILASLVVVMLDSIEHFHNQHAAVFGALEWFFTALFAIEYGLRLYSSPKPMRYAFSFFGLVDLLAVLPAILALVFADAQYLMIVRVIRMIRIFRVLKLRQYLTQANFLLVALRGSKQKIVVFLVCVSTLVTVYGALMYVIEGPANGFTSIPTGIYWAVVTLTTVGFGDITPQTPVGQMLATLVMITGYSIIAVPTGIFTAELANAMRQDGLIEHDCPHCRKNRHEYSAAFCSRCGGPLFSRPVEPSASTQNTPETD; from the coding sequence ATGGAAAACCGGCAGAGCTGGCGCCAACGCCTCTACATCATCATCTTCGAAACCAGCACGCCGGCCGCTCAGCGCTTCGACAACTGGCTGCTGGTGACCATCCTTGCCAGCCTGGTGGTGGTGATGCTCGACAGCATCGAGCACTTCCACAACCAGCACGCTGCTGTGTTCGGCGCGCTGGAGTGGTTTTTCACCGCGCTGTTCGCCATCGAGTACGGCTTGCGCCTGTACAGCTCGCCCAAGCCGATGCGCTATGCCTTCAGTTTCTTCGGCCTGGTGGATCTGCTCGCAGTGCTGCCTGCGATCCTGGCGTTGGTGTTCGCCGATGCGCAGTACCTGATGATCGTCCGCGTCATCCGCATGATCCGTATCTTCCGTGTGCTCAAGCTGCGCCAGTACCTGACCCAAGCCAACTTCCTGCTGGTAGCGCTGCGCGGCAGCAAGCAGAAGATCGTGGTGTTTCTGGTGTGCGTCTCGACCCTGGTCACCGTGTATGGCGCGCTGATGTACGTCATCGAAGGCCCAGCCAATGGCTTCACCAGCATTCCTACTGGTATCTACTGGGCGGTGGTGACGCTGACCACCGTAGGTTTCGGCGACATCACTCCGCAAACTCCCGTAGGCCAGATGCTCGCTACGCTGGTGATGATCACCGGCTACTCGATCATCGCCGTGCCTACCGGTATTTTCACCGCCGAACTGGCCAACGCCATGCGCCAGGACGGGCTGATAGAGCATGACTGCCCGCATTGTCGCAAGAACCGTCACGAGTACAGCGCGGCCTTCTGTAGCCGCTGCGGTGGACCGCTGTTCAGCAGACCGGTCGAGCCGTCAGCGTCGACGCAAAACACACCTGAAACAGACTGA